In Cryptomeria japonica chromosome 10, Sugi_1.0, whole genome shotgun sequence, a genomic segment contains:
- the LOC131859524 gene encoding uncharacterized protein LOC131859524, translating into MGYIYEGMDRAKEGIKSIYAGDESKYGPIWHIIDKRWHHQLHRPIHAAAYYLNPAFHFSPTFRADAEVLDGLYSVMDKMAPVGCTQTDLMRELQLFSNAQGETFSRPIAKESRTTMMPDNWWNFFGPTTPNLQKLAIRILSQPCSASGCERNWSMFEHIHSKRRNRLSVEKMNDLIFVHYNLRLRMRKNALADISPIILDEVDPEAEWAIETDPMAVFSDDDTDWIDQVDIEAEAVAMAEEEQRARAERGDSEADGDSDRDGDSDTDVPDVGEHGVVSRGAAMAAQSSMTYLRRLCRRAGPSSEPTSGPEGADSSAP; encoded by the exons atgggctacatatatgagggcatggatagggcgaaagagggcatcaaatctatctatgcaggagatgagagcaagtatggtcccatttggcatatcattgataagagatggcatcatcagcttcataggcccatccatgcagcagcctattatTTGAATCCGGCATTCCATTTTAGCCCTACTTTCAGGGCTGATGCGGAGGTCCTTGATGGGCTATACTCAGTCATGGACAAGATGGCACCTGTTGGTTGTACTCAGACAGATCTTATgcgagagctacagttgttctcaaatgcacaaggggagaccttttctcgtcctatcgccaaagaaagtaggacaactatgatgccag ataattggtggaacttttttggcccaacgacaccaaatcttcagaagttggccattcgcatcttgagccaaccatgcagtgcatctggttgtgagcgcaattggagtatgtttgagcacatacactccaagaggcgcaatagattatccgtggagaagatgaatgatcttatCTTTGTTCACTataacctccgcctgagaatgagaaagaatgcattagctgacatctctcctatcattctagatgaggttgatcctgaggCAGAGTGGGCCATTGAGACAGATCCTATggctgtctttagtgatgatgacactgattggatcgaccaggtagatatagaggctgaggctgtagccatggcagaggaggagcagagagcacgagcagagagaggagattcagaggcagatggtGATAGTGACAGAGATGGTGacagtgacacagatgttcctgatgttggtgagcatggcgtgGTGTCACGAGGAGCGGCTATGGCTGCCCAATCATCtatgacctaccttagacgcctttgtagGCGGGCGGGGCCTTCATCGGAGCCGACgtcggggccggagggtgcagacTCCTCTGCGCCATAG
- the LOC131059821 gene encoding early nodulin-93, whose amino-acid sequence MATAINAQEWWAVRRQAMAGTSKTSPLNTPNAIAQCRAKQCSHDGVKAGAKAAAIAFVASAIPVVMGARAIPWARANLNYVAQAHIISLVSGATYFIVADKTILASARKNSFEKLGPMEASF is encoded by the exons ATGGCTACTGCAATCAATGCACAGGAGTGGTGGGCAGTGAGAAGGCAAGCCATGGCTGGGACATCCAAAACTTCACCCCTCAACACACCCAATGCCATTGCTCAATGCAGAGCAAAGCAATGTTCACATG ATGGAGTGAAAGCAGGGGCAAAGGCAGCCGCAATTGCATTTGTTGCATCTGCAATTCCCGTG GTGATGGGAGCACGGGCCATTCCGTGGGCAAGGGCGAATCTCAACTATGTAGCTCAGGCACATATCATCTCTTTAG TTAGTGGAGCGACTTATTTCATTGTGGCAGATAAAACTATTCTGGCCTCTGCCCGGAAAAATTCCTTTGAAAAGTTGGGTCCCATGGAAGCATCGTTCTAA